Genomic DNA from Salvia splendens isolate huo1 unplaced genomic scaffold, SspV2 ctg1128, whole genome shotgun sequence:
CAAGCAACAGCTTAATACACTTCCACATTCCATTGTTCAGCCTTCTTCAACTGCCTCTTGTACTCTACCCAGTCGATACCTTCATACACGAAAAACAAGAAGATCGAATGAGGCATGAGAATTAATATATAATGCCTAAAGAGTTTTGGCAAGTGAAGGTTACCGTCTCTAGCAGCTAAGGAAACCATAATGTCATCTATTCCCTTCTCCATTCCCTTGAGCCCACACATGTACACGAACGTGTTGTCTTTCTTGAGCAGCTCCCACAGCTCCTCCGCATACTCAGCCATCCGAGTTTGGATGTACATCTTCTCCCCCTTGGCATTTGTCTGTTCTCTGCTCACAGCAAAGTCCAGCCGGAAGTTCTCTGGgtttttctccttcattttctcaaattcctGGCCACATTGATCAACAGCATTAATCACATAACCAATTCAAACTGCATAATGAGAACTTCTTTTGGACAAGAAATCGAGTTCAATCACTTAATCTTGCAGATTCTCaatctcacttttttttttaagttttggtATAGGGATAAAATAGCTTACCTCCTTGTAGAGCAAGGAGCTGCTTGTTGGAACACCCAAGAATAGCCATGCTAAGCCGTTGAACTGAAATTCAAGAAGCCAATTGGTGTGTGACAGTGTTTGAAGGTAGAAAACGCGCTATGCAAAAGATTTTAGCTGATTTGTGTTTACCTTGTAATCCTCATGCTCCTCGAAGAACATTTTCCACAAGAATGAGCGGAAAGGAGCAATCCCAGTTCCAGTTCCGAGCTACACATGTCAGACCAAAACACCGATGCCAGATCAACTCAATGCAACTTTTATGCCTTATAAAGAAAACTGTTCACACATTGATCTCAATTATGAATAACAAACCATTATGATTGTAGCATTGGGGTCTTTCGGCATAAGCATTTCTTTCCCCACAGGACCAGTAATCTTCACTTCATCACCAGCTTTCACGTCACCTGATAACAAAGCGATTCAACTTATGTTCGACGCTCGATTCAACCACAAGCAATAGCATTTAAGAAGGAAGCTAAGAATCTCATAACATGGTCACAATTCTCAATAGGATTGTTTACTTACACAAAAAGTTCGAGCAAACTCCTTTAACAATTTCACCTTGATCATTGGTGTAGACAAGCCTTTTGACACACAAAGAGACCTGCAATGAAGCATAACCGAATATGATGGAAGGATTCCCATGAAATGCACAATCAAACATACTTCCAATATATCTTAAATTTCTACAACAGctctaaaaaatatatttcctaTCACAGACACATATTCCTATTCGGCGAAGCCTTACAGTCTTGGAGTCTCCAAAGTCCCCAAGGGCACTGCTGGCAATCGAGTACAACCTCAGCTTGTGAGGCTTCCCGTTCTTGTCTACGCCGTCTGCGATCACCCCAATCGACTGCCCTTCTCTGTAAGGCACCTCCCCTGCTCAACATACACACATACTCATCAAAATCAGTTCCTAAGAAACAACACACACATTTATACCTTCAAGAAAACACATTTCAACAACAGGAATGAAACTAGTACACTACAAATTTGAAGTTCATGGATGTTTGTAGAGGAGGAGTACCCTCAGTGCTGAAGACCATGTGCCAAGTCTCGCccggggcatcatccccggtgAGTTTCACATTAAGAAGGCATCTTCCAACATATGGCTCTTTTGGCCTAAATTTGTTGACAATCACCCCTTCTTCTTGTTTCTTGGAAATCTTCTCAGCCTTAGCAGGAGCTTCTGTGGTTACCTGTGCTCTAATTGGTGCCATCTTGGCACTCGTAGACGACACATTTCTGTAGTGTAAGGAGGCCTACATATGCACAAGATTATCAGAATCCATGTGTAGGTTATTAAGTTAAATATAACCACGATGAAACTATCAGTAAATCAGTAGAGCTAAATCCCTT
This window encodes:
- the LOC121788731 gene encoding ferredoxin--NADP reductase, leaf-type isozyme, chloroplastic-like, which codes for MAAAVSAAVSLPSTKAASLSARTSIISPETINFNKASLHYRNVSSTSAKMAPIRAQVTTEAPAKAEKISKKQEEGVIVNKFRPKEPYVGRCLLNVKLTGDDAPGETWHMVFSTEGEVPYREGQSIGVIADGVDKNGKPHKLRLYSIASSALGDFGDSKTVSLCVKRLVYTNDQGEIVKGVCSNFLCDVKAGDEVKITGPVGKEMLMPKDPNATIIMLGTGTGIAPFRSFLWKMFFEEHEDYKFNGLAWLFLGVPTSSSLLYKEEFEKMKEKNPENFRLDFAVSREQTNAKGEKMYIQTRMAEYAEELWELLKKDNTFVYMCGLKGMEKGIDDIMVSLAARDGIDWVEYKRQLKKAEQWNVEVY